Within Mycoplasmopsis verecunda, the genomic segment TTAAAATCTATTTCAGATGCGTTAACTGGTAAAAAAGGGCGTTTCAGACAAAACCTTCTTGGAAAACGTGTCGACTACTCAGGGCGTAGTGTTATCGTTGTTGGTCCATCATTAAGAATGCATGAAGTTGGTATTCCTCGTGATATGGCTGCTAAATTATTCGAGCCTTGAATTATTAAAGAAATAATTAAAGGTGAGCCATCAATTACAAGTGTTAAATCAGCTAAGAAAAAAATCGATTCACTTGACCCAATTATTTGACCATATGTTGAAAAAGCAATTGAAGGTAGACCTGTATTATTAAACCGTGCTCCTACATTACACCGTTTATCAATCCAAGCATTCCAGCCTGTTTTAATTCGTGGTAAAGCTATTAAATTACACCCACTTGTAACAACAGCATTCAATGCTGACTTCGATGGGGACCAAATGGCTGTTCACGTTCCAATTTCTGATCAAGCCGTTAGAGAAGCCAAAGAACTTATGCTAGCTTCTAAAAACATTCTTGGTCCAAAAGATGGTGAACCTATTATTAACCCATCTCAAGATATGATTCTTGGACTATACTACTTAACAATTGAAAAAGCTGGACAAAAAGGTGAAGGAAACTTCTATGGATCATTTGATGAAATGATGCTAGCTTATGAAAATGGATATATCACACTTCACACAAGAGTTGTTCTTCCTGTTTCAGCTTTAAATAAGGAATCTGTATCTAAGTTTACAAATGCTCCTTATTTAGTATCGACAGTTGGAAAATTCATCCTTAATAAAGCATTCCCATCTGATTTTGACTTCATATTTGGTAAATATGTAACAAGAAAAGAAGTTATGCAAGCAGATGGAACTGCTAAAGTTTCTGAAAGTGAGAAAATTGATTATTCAGAAAAAGACTTATACAAATATGTATTGCAATATGGAGATAACTTTGTTGAAAAAGTTGCTCAAATGCCTGTGAATTTAGCTTTAGCTAAAAAAGATATTGCTAAAATTGTACGTAAAGTATATGAAAAATATGTAGCAGTAGTTACATTGGAAGATATAGCTAATATTATTAACGATACTACACAAGATAATTTTGAAGATAGATTCTCTTCATGTGCTGAATTAGTTGATTTCGCTAATAATCCGATTCCTACTTCACATGCTAGAATAATTTCTAACTCAATCAAAGAACATTTTGAAGCTATTAACTTTGAATGAACTAAGAAAAATATGCATGCAGATTATATGTCTCATCCAGTTTGAACATTAAAAGAATATACAAAGGTTCTTGAAAATGTTTGATTCGACTATACTAACTATGTTGCTTCTATTTTAGATAGAGTTAAGAATTTAGGATTTAAATTTTCAACAATATCAGGAACAACAATATCAATGAACGATATTACAACATTAAATACAACTGCTGAAAAGATTAAAAAAGGTGAGGAATATACAGATCAACTTAAGAAGTTCTTCGAAGAAGGATATTTAACTGATGATGAACGTTATACATTAACAATTCAAAAATGATCAGAAGTTAAAGACTCAATCGAAAAAGATCTTAAAGAAGTTACAAAGTCTGATATTGATAACCCATTATTTATGATGTTTACCTCAGGAGCTCGTGGTAACTCATCAAACTTTACACAGTTAGCTGGTATGCGTGGACTTATGAACAACAACACCAAAGTTCTTAAAGCTGATGCTGAAAACGACCGTGTTGTTCGTTCAACTGTTGAAATTCCTGTTAAATCATCATTCCTCTCAGGTCTTACAGCTTATGAATTCTATTCATCAACCCACGGGGCCAGAAAAGGACTTACAGATACTGCTCTTAACACCGCTAAATCTGGATACCTAACACGTAGACTTGTTGATGTTGCTCAAGGAATCGTAGTTCGTCAAGATGATTGTGGTTCTGACTTTGGCTTTATTGTAAAAGATATTAAAGATACAAAAACAGATACAGTTATTGAATCATTACAAGAAAGAATTGAAGGAAGATTTACTAACAAAGCAATTCTTGATGAAAATGGAAATGAATTAGTTCCGGCTAATACTTTAATCACACCTGAATTAGCAGATAAAATTGTTAATGAATATGGACAAAAACAAGTTGAAATTCGTTCAGTATTATCATGTCATACTAAAAATGGTGTATGTAAACACTGTTACGGTAAAGATTTAGCTACAAATAGAATTGTAAACATTGGTGAAGCTGTCGGAGTAGTTGCTGCACAATCAATTGGGGAACCCGGAACTCAGCTTACAATGCGTACATTCCACACCGGAGGGGTTGCTGGGGTTGAAGATATTACAGGTGGATTTGGTCGTTTAATCGAGCTTATCGATGCTTATGACTTCCCATGAGGTAAACCTGCTGTTATTTCAACTGTATATGGTACTGTTGTAAATATTGCACCAGCTAAAGATAAAAATGGAAACGATAGCACAGACATTTTACTTGTTGATGTAGAAACTAAAAAAGCTGATGGAACAAATGAAACTGTTACATATAGTGGAAAAGTATCTCAAAAACTTCGTGTTAAATTAGGTGATAAAGTAGTAAGTGGTCAAAAGATCTTTGAAGGTCCAATTATCCTTAACCAACTTTTAGAAGCAGCCGACACACGTGCGGTACAAAATTACTTACTAAAAGAAGTTCAAAGACTATACCGTTTACAAGGTATTACAATTTCAGATAAATATATCGAAATAATCATTAGACAAATGCTTTCAAAAATTATGATTACTGATCCGGGAGATTCTAAATTCTTTACTGGAAGTCTTGTTGATACATTTGTTTATCAAAAAGAAAACGGAAAATTACTTGCTCAAGGTAAACGTCCTGCTTTCGGAGAAGTTAAGATTCGTGGAGCAAAACAAACGCCTTTATTAAGTGATTCTTTCTTAGCTGCCGCCTCATACCAAGAAACAGCTAAAATTCTTGTTAACTCATCTATTGCTAAAAGAGTTGATTATCTAGAAGGGCTTAAAGAAAATATTATTTTAGGTCACAAGATTCCTGCTGGAACAAACTCAAATTATGAATTAAAAGGAAAATACGATATTCGTGATCCTAAATCATACTTTACAGATAAAATTGATCCAGATACACAAACTCTTGAATTAAGTGAAGAACAACAAGATGAAATCAATGCAACATTTGACGATATCGAAATTCCTACTTCATTTGATGATGATTCATTAGACATGAATCCAGCAGATGAAATGGATATGAATGATGATGAAGAAAATCATGAAGTATTTGATATCGATGATGATGTATTAGAAATGTCTCATGATTTCGATGAATCTGAAGATGAATAATAAAAGTTGAAACAAAGTCAATAATTAGGCTTTGTTTTTTATTTTTTGCCTTATCCTAAGTTTCCAAGTTATAACGGAATAAAAAACGAACATTTCTACCTATGTTTCCAAGTTAGGACCTATTTTTTCAATCAGTTAATGTCTTCTTATACATAGTATAAGGAGATAATTTTTTTATCTTTTTTATTACATAATTACACAGAAAAATGGTAAAATATTAGTGATATGAAGAAGTGATTAGTAACAAAAACAAAGAAAAAGATGATTACTATGTTGGATTAGCGATATCAGCCGGTTATGGTAAAGGATACGATAAAAGCATAAGTATTGGTTCATTATCAAAATTATCTACAAAACACAATAATCCTATTTCTATACTTAAGAAAATTGCTGAAAGTTTACCACTAGATGCTGATAAAAACTATGTGAAGAATAAAGTTGCTGAATATTTTGAAACATCTAAAATAGAAATCGGAACATATAATGTAGGGATTGAATTACTTTATAAAGTAATTGATGAAATCAACTTATTTAAGGATATCAATACGGTAAAAAAAGAATGTGAACAAATATTTAAGTTTTTAATAGCAAAAAGAATATTAGAACCCGAGAGTTTAATTCGTAGTTTCAATCTGAAAGATAAATATGTAAATGAAATAAACATTCAAAAATCAACAGTTTACAACTTTTTGGACTTTGTTGCAGATAACAAACAAAAACTAGTAGCGAACATAAATGAAAAAATGAATGTATCAACTAAGAGAGAAGCAAATTTGATATTTTTGGATGCTACAACTCTATATTTTGAAACATTTGTTAATGCTAACGAGAATTTAAAAGAAAAGTTTTCATTAAAAAGAGCTGGATATTCTAAAGATGGTAAATTTAAAGAAGATCAAGTAGTTTTAGGTATGGTAACAGACACAAACGGAATACCATTAAATTTTGTTTTATTACCAGGTAATATAGCTAAATTAAAAAACTTTTATCCCTACAATTCATGAATTAAGTGAAATATACAATTTACAAAATGTAACTGTTGTTGCAGACAAAGGAATGAATTCGCACAAAATAAGGATTATGTAAAGTATCAAAATATGCATTATATTTTTCCTATTAGATTGAAAGGCGAATCACACAAATTCAAGCAATATGTAGTTAGTGAAACTGATTACCAAAAAGTTGATGGTTTATTATATAAAGAAATTCAACAAGTAGATGATAGAGCAGAAAATAGAATAAAATACAGAAGAATTATTATATATGACACTTGAAAAGCTAAAAGAGACAAGATATTAAGAAAAGAAGTGCTCGATAGATTTGACAAAATCAAAGGAAAAGACGGTACAGCAACAGCAAAAAGTATGATTTCCTATAAGAAATATAAATTCTTCAAAGAAATTCAAGAATCAAAGATTGCAATAGATGTAGAAATGCTAAAAGAAGATGCTAAACTTGATGGTTATGTCGCATTCGAAACAACTAGATATAACCTAACGGCAAGAGAAATAGTTGATATATACAAAAAACAATGAACAATTGAGAGAAATTTCAGAGATCTTAAATCAACATTAGATGCTAGACCAATGTATGTAAGAACAGATAATCACATTTTTGGACATATAACCATTTGTTTTTTAGGATTAGTTGTATTAAATTATTTAACTTGATATATAAATCATAAGCAAAAAGATAAATGAGGTGTTTTAGATAGAGTTACTCCATCTCAAATAATAGAATCAATAAAAGTAGCTAACATAAACTTCACTAAAGTTGATGGCAAAATTACTTATTCATCTTCATGAGATAATGAGATATTTAGAAATGAAATTGAGTTATACAGAGAAATAAAAATGCTTGTATCTGATGGTTTTTCTGTGTAATTTTCACTATGTCAAAAAATATAGCCCTACACTGTAGAGCTATTTATTTTTTCACTTTGTTAACTTGGAAACATAGGATGAATCTGAAGATGAATAATAAAAGTTGAAACAAAGTCAATAATTAGGCTTTGTTTTTTATTTTTTGCCTTATCCTAAGTTTCCAAGTTATAACGGAATAAAAAACGAACATTTCTACCGTATAGACTTGTTCGTTTTTCATGCTCTAAATTACTTGTACAAATTTATTAAATATCGTTTTTATTAGTTCAAAATCTTGTATTAATGAATTATTTTCACTATTTTTTATGTAAATTTCGTCTACAACATTACCATCTACAACTTTTACAAATTTTTGTGCAGATTTTATCGCTTCTATTGTTCTTTTATTTGTAAATTTATCTATAACACCATAATCATTTAATGATTTATTTTTATTGTATACAGCAAATATTTGAAAATAACTAATGAAATAAAACATAACAAGAAATGTCCATTTATATGTGCATCAGTTCATACATACATAGGTCTTAACTTCAAGTGAATTTTTTAAAGTTCTAAAGTTTTCTTCTATTTGTCATTGCTTTGCATAAATTTCCACTATCTCTTGTGCTGATAAATCTCTTCTTGATGTTTCATAAATATAAAATCCATCAAATTGTTTATCTTCATTTAGCTTGATTAAATCTAATTCGTATCGTGCATCACCATTTCTTTTAAAGAATCTATATTTTTTGTTGCCTAATAACTTTGAACCTTCTACATAACCATCTTTATTTTTTAATTTATTGAAATTATTAATCAATATATCTCTATCAG encodes:
- a CDS encoding IS1634 family transposase, which codes for MISNKNKEKDDYYVGLAISAGYGKGYDKSISIGSLSKLSTKHNNPISILKKIAESLPLDADKNYVKNKVAEYFETSKIEIGTYNVGIELLYKVIDEINLFKDINTVKKECEQIFKFLIAKRILEPESLIRSFNLKDKYVNEINIQKSTVYNFLDFVADNKQKLVANINEKMNVSTKREANLIFLDATTLYFETFVNANENLKEKFSLKRAGYSKDGKFKEDQVVLGMVTDTNGIPLNFVLLPGNIAKLKNFYPYNSWIKWNIQFTKCNCCCRQRNEFAQNKDYVKYQNMHYIFPIRLKGESHKFKQYVVSETDYQKVDGLLYKEIQQVDDRAENRIKYRRIIIYDTWKAKRDKILRKEVLDRFDKIKGKDGTATAKSMISYKKYKFFKEIQESKIAIDVEMLKEDAKLDGYVAFETTRYNLTAREIVDIYKKQWTIERNFRDLKSTLDARPMYVRTDNHIFGHITICFLGLVVLNYLTWYINHKQKDKWGVLDRVTPSQIIESIKVANINFTKVDGKITYSSSWDNEIFRNEIELYREIKMLVSDGFSV
- a CDS encoding DNA-directed RNA polymerase subunit beta', whose translation is MNNFDKEQDELVEQINKITLSLATDKDILEWSHGEVTRPETINYKSYRPEKDGLFDELIFGPVTDYKCPICNTKYKKSDENSVCTKTPACEKYRPVILPKITRRSRMGHIKLHNPVVHFWFFKIDHSIISKLLGLRVADSTKQVTKADLEKLIYYKSHIVLESGNLTSLKKNTIIDINEAAVIYEAALEEMLGHYEPDTYEYEDIETALIELREYAESKIGKDFGIDFYQYNEIIHEYSDAKIDTGSRAIEYLLTHIDLEKEAQSVQEEIDKINAEMDVEAGLSSTKDQDRSKLYKRLTVINSFIKSGQDPKSMLIYNLPVIPADLRPLVQLDGGRHSTSDVNELYRRIIIRNNRLAKWNEADAPMLIKQNEYRMIQEAVDALIDNARKKPTPVVSKDSHPLKSISDALTGKKGRFRQNLLGKRVDYSGRSVIVVGPSLRMHEVGIPRDMAAKLFEPWIIKEIIKGEPSITSVKSAKKKIDSLDPIIWPYVEKAIEGRPVLLNRAPTLHRLSIQAFQPVLIRGKAIKLHPLVTTAFNADFDGDQMAVHVPISDQAVREAKELMLASKNILGPKDGEPIINPSQDMILGLYYLTIEKAGQKGEGNFYGSFDEMMLAYENGYITLHTRVVLPVSALNKESVSKFTNAPYLVSTVGKFILNKAFPSDFDFIFGKYVTRKEVMQADGTAKVSESEKIDYSEKDLYKYVLQYGDNFVEKVAQMPVNLALAKKDIAKIVRKVYEKYVAVVTLEDIANIINDTTQDNFEDRFSSCAELVDFANNPIPTSHARIISNSIKEHFEAINFEWTKKNMHADYMSHPVWTLKEYTKVLENVWFDYTNYVASILDRVKNLGFKFSTISGTTISMNDITTLNTTAEKIKKGEEYTDQLKKFFEEGYLTDDERYTLTIQKWSEVKDSIEKDLKEVTKSDIDNPLFMMFTSGARGNSSNFTQLAGMRGLMNNNTKVLKADAENDRVVRSTVEIPVKSSFLSGLTAYEFYSSTHGARKGLTDTALNTAKSGYLTRRLVDVAQGIVVRQDDCGSDFGFIVKDIKDTKTDTVIESLQERIEGRFTNKAILDENGNELVPANTLITPELADKIVNEYGQKQVEIRSVLSCHTKNGVCKHCYGKDLATNRIVNIGEAVGVVAAQSIGEPGTQLTMRTFHTGGVAGVEDITGGFGRLIELIDAYDFPWGKPAVISTVYGTVVNIAPAKDKNGNDSTDILLVDVETKKADGTNETVTYSGKVSQKLRVKLGDKVVSGQKIFEGPIILNQLLEAADTRAVQNYLLKEVQRLYRLQGITISDKYIEIIIRQMLSKIMITDPGDSKFFTGSLVDTFVYQKENGKLLAQGKRPAFGEVKIRGAKQTPLLSDSFLAAASYQETAKILVNSSIAKRVDYLEGLKENIILGHKIPAGTNSNYELKGKYDIRDPKSYFTDKIDPDTQTLELSEEQQDEINATFDDIEIPTSFDDDSLDMNPADEMDMNDDEENHEVFDIDDDVLEMSHDFDESEDE